TTGGAAATGGATGTCACGTAACAGACAGTACAATCAAAAACAGTTTGGTACAAACGTATTCTAAAATTAAAAATGCTAATCTTGATAATGCAATGATTGGAAATCATGTAAGTTACGACGGTAAATTTACGAGTATCAGTATTGGAGATTACGCTGTTTTAGAATAAAATAAAAATTAGCAAGGTTTCGTTTTGTTTAAAATGTAATTCTTACAAATGATCAAAAAAAGAGTTTTTACAGTTTTGTTTTTTGCTTTATTCAGCACATCATTTTCGGTTTTTGCACAGACAGAACCCGAAGATATTGCCATGGCACCAGACGAATACCAAGACTCGTTTTATGAATCATTAAAACAAAAAGGAATTGAAAATTATGATAAAGCTATTGTATCATTGGAGAAATGTATAAAACTAAAACCCAATGATGCAGTTGCTTATTTTGAATTAGGAAAAAACTATCTGGCGCTTAAGCAATACCCAAACGCACAAGATGCTTTTGAAAAAGCCACACAGCTTGATCCTAAAAATAAATGGTTTTGGCTTGGAATTTACGATGTAAGTTACGAGACAAAAAATTATCCTTTGGCAATTGAAATTATCCAAAAAATCATTGTTTTTGACGAAGAATATAAAGACGATTTGATTTCGTTATACATGATTACAAATCAGTATGATAAGGCATTGACAGCGATTAATGAAATGAATGATAAATTCGGAAAATCGGCTGATAGAGAAATTTATAAAGCGCAGATTTTATCACAAGGAAAATATCAGAATGCCGAAATTGATAATTTAGTTGAACAGATTAAAAAAAATCCGAAAGAAGAGGCAAATTATTTGAACCTAATTCTTTTGTATTCAAAAAATAATGAGAATGAGAAATCGCTTGATGTAGCAAAACAGCTGGCAAAAGAAATTCCAAATTCAGAATGGGCGCAAGTGAGTTTGTTCAAAACTTATTTGGATGCCAATCAGGCGGATAAAGCGATAAAATCGATGAATGTGATTTTAGCAAGTTCAAAAATCGATTCAAAAATCAAACATAGAACTTTGAATGAGTTTTTGATTTATGTAAATAAAAACCCACAGTATTCTGCCGATTTAGAAAAAGCCATTTCTTATTTTGACAACGATAAAGATGTTGATGTAGCCAAAGAAATTGGAAAGTTTTATCACAGCAAAGGACAATTTGAAAATGCGATTAAATATTATGAAAAAGATTTAAAGGCAAATTCAGATACAGATCTTGAAACCAATATGTTATTGCTGGAAGCGTATGCGCAAGCAAAACAATACGAGCCAATGACCAAAAGAGCTATGATGCTGATCGAAGTTTATCCGAGTCAGGCTCAGTTTTATTACTATGCTGGTTTAGGAAGTAATCAGCTTAAACAGTTTAAAAATGCAAAAACTGTCTTAGAAATGGGTCTTGATTATGTGGTGGATGACGTAAAATTAGAATCAAATTTTAATAATCAGTTAGGAGAGGCATACAATGGTTTGGGAGATGCAAAGAAAAAAGAGGAATACTTTTTGAAGGCAAATGAATTATTAAAGAAGAAAAAATAAAAAAGAGAATTCAGATGAAAAAATATATATCAATACTAGTATTGTCTATTGCCGTAATTTCATGTAAATCGAAAGCAGTAGCAGTGCAAGGAAATACAAGCCAGACAATTGCACCAAAAGAAGACAAAAAAGTAATCGAAAAACATTACGATAATAAGTTAGATTTTTCTACCTTATATATTAAGGCCAGCGCAAAATATGTTGATGAAAAACAAAGTCAAAATGTTACTGCCGAAATTAGAATCGAAAAAGACAAACAGATTTTAATAAGTGTTCGTTTTTTAGGAATTACAATGGCAAAAGCATTAATAACACCTTCAGCCGTAAGTTATTATGAGAAAATAAATAGTACTTACTACGAAGGAGATTTTTCAAGTTTGAGCAAATGGCTAGGAACAGATTTAGATTATACTAAAGTTCAAAATCTATTGGTTGGAGAAGCTTTTGACGATTTAAGAAAAGGAAAATATACGCAGACAATTGTAGACAATCTTTTTAGATTAGACGAAGAAAAAGATGCCAACTTGAAGAAAACTTTTTTCTTAGATGGAGAAAAATATTTAATTCAAAAGGAAGAGATTTCGCAGCCATCTGAAAACAGAACCTTACAAATTGCGTATTCTGACACTAAAAATTTTGATCAAGGAGCCTTACCTACAAGCGTCGAAATCAATGCAGTGCAGCCAAAAGGCAAAACAAGTATTAACTTGAATTATAACAATATTTCATTTAATGAAGAACTTTCTTTTCCGTATAGCGTTCCGAGCGGTTATAAAAAAGTTACAATTAAGTAAATTTGCAAAAATAAAAATAGAAACATGCCAAAATTTCTCCTAAGTCTAGTTTTAGTTTGTGCCACTACATTTGTATGGGCACAGGATTCTCAGCAAGAAAAACTGGAACAGCGTAAAGCTCAAATTCAGCAGGAAATCAGAGATAACGAAAAGATGCTACAGTCTGTTCGAAAAAAAGAGAAATCTGCTGTAAATGAATATTTAATTCAGGCAAACAAAATCAAGCTAAAAGAGAAATTAATCAATACTACAGCGAAACAAGAAAAACTGATTAGTAATGATATGTACATTAATCAGGTTCAGGTTAATAAACTTAAAAAAGAA
The Flavobacterium humidisoli DNA segment above includes these coding regions:
- a CDS encoding tetratricopeptide repeat protein is translated as MIKKRVFTVLFFALFSTSFSVFAQTEPEDIAMAPDEYQDSFYESLKQKGIENYDKAIVSLEKCIKLKPNDAVAYFELGKNYLALKQYPNAQDAFEKATQLDPKNKWFWLGIYDVSYETKNYPLAIEIIQKIIVFDEEYKDDLISLYMITNQYDKALTAINEMNDKFGKSADREIYKAQILSQGKYQNAEIDNLVEQIKKNPKEEANYLNLILLYSKNNENEKSLDVAKQLAKEIPNSEWAQVSLFKTYLDANQADKAIKSMNVILASSKIDSKIKHRTLNEFLIYVNKNPQYSADLEKAISYFDNDKDVDVAKEIGKFYHSKGQFENAIKYYEKDLKANSDTDLETNMLLLEAYAQAKQYEPMTKRAMMLIEVYPSQAQFYYYAGLGSNQLKQFKNAKTVLEMGLDYVVDDVKLESNFNNQLGEAYNGLGDAKKKEEYFLKANELLKKKK
- a CDS encoding DUF4292 domain-containing protein, whose translation is MKKYISILVLSIAVISCKSKAVAVQGNTSQTIAPKEDKKVIEKHYDNKLDFSTLYIKASAKYVDEKQSQNVTAEIRIEKDKQILISVRFLGITMAKALITPSAVSYYEKINSTYYEGDFSSLSKWLGTDLDYTKVQNLLVGEAFDDLRKGKYTQTIVDNLFRLDEEKDANLKKTFFLDGEKYLIQKEEISQPSENRTLQIAYSDTKNFDQGALPTSVEINAVQPKGKTSINLNYNNISFNEELSFPYSVPSGYKKVTIK